A single genomic interval of Sphingobacteriales bacterium harbors:
- a CDS encoding AI-2E family transporter: MFSQTPFTLDKVFRLLIDVVLVIVAFFLLRYLSDILLPFVIAVALAWCINPLVHFLQHKLKIKSRIAAVIISLILVLTTIGAALWAIIPRLINDAVKIGQAIARFAANPALQQQTLEYLPKEWLEWITEYLNEANVSALFTADKIEDIAAILGQKILPGVNFIFSGSLNLLSIVVGSSIILIYLIFILLDYDTITEGWKSLVPAKYREQVYRFSDDVDTAMTKHFRAQAIIAVIVGVLTAIGFALIGLPLGIVLGLLIGLLSMVPYLQWLGLVPAAFFGLMHALETGQSFWVMMLLVLLIFLGIHLLQDFILYPKIMGDVTGLNSAIILLSISVWGKLLGMLGLIIALPATTLLLTYYQRFLQKLELQKHATLNKSEQPPSKHPDTVD; this comes from the coding sequence ATGTTTTCGCAAACGCCTTTCACCCTCGATAAGGTTTTTCGTCTTTTAATTGACGTAGTGTTAGTAATAGTTGCATTTTTTTTATTGCGTTATTTAAGCGATATATTACTGCCATTTGTAATAGCAGTAGCCTTGGCGTGGTGTATAAACCCGTTAGTACACTTTTTGCAACACAAACTCAAAATAAAAAGCCGTATTGCCGCAGTTATTATTAGTTTAATTTTGGTGCTTACTACAATTGGCGCGGCACTTTGGGCCATCATTCCGCGTTTAATAAACGATGCAGTAAAAATTGGGCAAGCCATAGCTCGTTTTGCCGCCAACCCAGCCCTACAACAGCAAACCTTAGAATATTTACCCAAAGAATGGCTTGAATGGATAACCGAATATCTAAACGAAGCCAATGTGTCGGCCTTGTTTACAGCCGATAAAATTGAAGATATAGCAGCCATACTTGGGCAAAAAATACTTCCGGGCGTTAATTTTATTTTTTCCGGATCACTTAATCTATTATCTATTGTTGTAGGCTCATCTATTATTTTAATCTACCTTATATTTATTTTGCTCGATTACGATACCATTACCGAGGGGTGGAAATCGTTAGTGCCGGCCAAGTACCGCGAACAGGTTTACCGTTTTTCTGATGACGTAGATACAGCCATGACCAAACATTTTAGAGCGCAGGCCATAATTGCCGTTATTGTTGGGGTGCTCACCGCCATTGGTTTTGCCCTAATTGGCCTTCCTTTGGGTATAGTGCTGGGCTTGTTAATTGGCTTGTTAAGTATGGTGCCTTATTTGCAATGGTTGGGCTTAGTGCCGGCTGCATTTTTTGGCTTAATGCACGCATTAGAAACCGGGCAAAGTTTTTGGGTAATGATGCTGTTAGTTTTATTAATTTTTTTAGGTATTCACCTTTTGCAAGATTTTATTTTGTACCCCAAAATTATGGGCGATGTAACCGGCTTAAATTCGGCCATAATTTTGTTATCTATTTCTGTTTGGGGTAAATTGCTGGGCATGTTGGGCCTAATAATTGCCCTGCCCGCCACCACCTTGTTGCTAACGTATTACCAGCGTTTTTTACAAAAATTAGAACTTCAAAAGCACGCTACCCTAAACAAAAGCGAACAACCTCCATCCAAACATCCGGATACAGTTGATTGA
- a CDS encoding AMP-binding protein, giving the protein METNTILSPLDMLMLHERQRGQQLFLNQPLESGKILSFTWSEAGHQARCMASALRAMGYPAQSRIAILSKNCAHWIIADLAIMMAGYVSVPIYPTSTADSITYVLQHCNARAIFVGKLDDFSKQRSAITPDTNIISFAHYGPNEPGLLNWEDLTNTNDPLPVVPELNLDTMATIIYTSGTTGTPKGVVHSFRALAWALTKALEVIELGKDGRFFSYLPLAHIAERMLVEYGSIYTGNAIYFAQSLDTFANDLQKASPTIFLGVPRIWTKFQMGILNKLPQKKLSFLLGLPIVGNLIRNKLKKALGLNKTEICLSGAAPISPSIILWFEKIGIRICEVYGLTENAAYSHFNLINQRKVGSVGVALPEVSIKIDLETSELLMKSSALMLEYYLEPELTHQTIDTDGWLHTGDMAKLDEDGFLHIIGRVKELFKTEKGKYIAPSPLEILLMQNTLIEQCCVVGAGYPQPIALLVLSGSAQHQAKETLTQSLAETLTNLNNKLEAHQRIKKMVVITQPWTTDNGLLTPTLKVKRAQIEAKYQNYYDNWYKNIAEIIWT; this is encoded by the coding sequence ATGGAAACAAACACTATTTTATCGCCACTTGACATGTTGATGCTTCACGAGCGCCAACGCGGGCAGCAATTATTCTTAAATCAACCCTTAGAATCCGGAAAGATTTTAAGCTTTACCTGGTCAGAGGCCGGCCACCAGGCAAGGTGTATGGCCTCGGCATTGCGCGCAATGGGTTATCCTGCACAAAGTCGCATCGCCATCCTTTCAAAAAACTGCGCCCATTGGATTATTGCCGATTTAGCAATTATGATGGCCGGCTATGTTTCGGTGCCCATTTACCCAACCTCAACCGCCGATAGTATTACCTACGTGCTGCAACACTGCAATGCAAGGGCTATTTTTGTAGGTAAACTCGACGATTTTTCCAAACAACGCAGTGCCATAACTCCCGATACCAATATTATTAGCTTTGCCCATTATGGCCCCAACGAACCAGGCCTTCTAAATTGGGAAGATTTAACAAATACCAACGACCCTTTGCCCGTAGTTCCGGAATTAAATTTAGATACCATGGCAACCATTATTTATACCTCGGGCACCACGGGCACGCCCAAAGGAGTAGTGCATAGTTTCAGGGCTTTGGCCTGGGCTTTAACCAAAGCGCTCGAGGTAATTGAACTTGGTAAAGATGGCCGTTTTTTCTCGTATTTGCCCTTGGCACATATTGCCGAACGCATGTTGGTAGAATACGGCAGCATTTACACCGGAAATGCCATTTACTTCGCACAATCGCTCGATACTTTTGCAAACGATTTGCAAAAAGCCAGCCCAACTATATTTTTGGGTGTTCCGCGTATATGGACAAAATTTCAGATGGGAATTTTAAACAAACTGCCACAAAAAAAATTGAGCTTTTTATTAGGATTACCCATTGTTGGCAACCTTATCCGGAATAAATTAAAAAAAGCACTTGGCTTAAACAAGACCGAAATATGTTTATCCGGAGCTGCTCCTATATCGCCAAGTATCATCCTATGGTTTGAAAAAATTGGTATTCGTATTTGCGAAGTCTATGGATTGACAGAAAACGCCGCTTACTCGCATTTTAACTTAATAAACCAGCGCAAAGTGGGTTCGGTTGGCGTAGCATTGCCCGAAGTAAGCATTAAAATTGACCTCGAAACAAGCGAATTGCTGATGAAAAGCTCAGCACTAATGTTGGAATACTACTTAGAACCAGAACTTACCCACCAAACTATTGATACCGATGGTTGGCTGCACACCGGCGATATGGCCAAATTAGATGAAGATGGATTTTTGCACATCATTGGCCGGGTAAAAGAGTTGTTTAAAACCGAAAAAGGCAAATATATTGCCCCTTCACCCCTTGAAATTTTACTAATGCAAAATACCCTAATTGAGCAATGTTGTGTGGTCGGCGCAGGTTACCCGCAACCCATCGCTTTGTTGGTTTTAAGTGGCAGCGCGCAACACCAAGCGAAAGAAACTTTAACTCAGAGCCTCGCAGAAACTTTAACAAACCTAAACAATAAGCTTGAGGCTCATCAAAGAATTAAAAAAATGGTGGTCATAACACAACCCTGGACAACCGATAATGGCCTGCTTACCCCCACCTTAAAAGTAAAACGCGCACAAATTGAAGCTAAATACCAAAACTATTACGACAACTGGTATAAAAATATCGCCGAAATAATTTGGACCTAA
- a CDS encoding RNA-binding transcriptional accessory protein, with protein sequence MTDQNLTSILQRLATETGLPIAQIQAAINLLDAGATIPFIARYRKEATGSLNEVQIAAIRDGKERLEALADRREAILYSIEQQGKLNPALEAQINAATTLAELEDLYLPYRPKRRTRATMAIERGLEPLANAIFEQQQNNIETLAQQFIDPEKGVPDVKTAIAGACDILAERMNEDAPVRAKLRNLFMRKGEIISIIHPDKAETPEAATYKDYFNWREPAARIPSHRLLAILRGTAEDFLRLTITPDDADVENILDRHFIRKPNHPSANYLKITLRDAWKRLLHPSLENEVRSELKQKADKDAINVFAANLRELLLTPPLGEHAVMGIDPGYRTGCKLVCLNKQGDLLYNTTIFPHDKSSMRRYEATDAIENLCRTYQITAIAIGNGTAGRETFQFVKQLQLPQIEVVMVNEAGASIYSASEIAREEFPDYDLTVRGAISIGRRLIDPLAELVKIDPKSIGVGQYQHDVNQAELKKSLDDTVISCVNLVGVEVNTASAALLTYVSGVGPKLAQNIVAYRTETGNFKRRQDLQKVKGLGPKAYEQCAGFLRIRNGENPLDASAVHPESYPIVLQMAKDANCSVEALIQQPTLRQNIQLKNYITATVGMPTLADIMDELAKPGRDPRQQFENVQFDDNISSIDDLHEGMVLNGIVTNVTNFGAFIDIGVKDNGLIHISEMADRFVSDPHKVLKVHQKVKVRVISIDTNRKRINLSMRGI encoded by the coding sequence ATGACCGACCAAAACTTAACAAGTATTTTGCAGCGTTTGGCTACCGAAACGGGCTTACCCATAGCACAAATACAGGCTGCTATTAATTTGCTCGATGCCGGTGCAACAATTCCATTTATTGCCCGTTACCGCAAAGAGGCAACCGGCAGTTTAAACGAGGTTCAAATTGCAGCCATCCGCGATGGCAAAGAACGCCTTGAAGCCTTAGCCGACCGCCGCGAAGCCATTTTATACAGTATAGAGCAGCAAGGCAAACTAAACCCGGCCTTAGAAGCGCAAATTAACGCCGCAACTACCCTTGCCGAACTCGAAGACCTTTACCTGCCTTACCGCCCCAAGCGCCGCACCCGCGCTACTATGGCTATTGAGCGCGGCCTCGAACCTTTAGCCAATGCCATTTTTGAGCAGCAACAAAACAATATAGAAACGTTGGCGCAACAATTTATTGACCCCGAAAAAGGAGTACCCGATGTCAAAACAGCCATTGCCGGCGCTTGCGATATATTGGCCGAACGCATGAACGAAGATGCCCCAGTGCGCGCTAAACTGCGCAACCTTTTTATGCGGAAAGGCGAAATTATTTCAATTATTCATCCGGATAAAGCTGAAACACCCGAAGCTGCTACCTACAAAGATTATTTTAACTGGCGCGAGCCAGCCGCCCGCATTCCATCTCACCGCCTATTGGCTATTTTGCGGGGAACCGCCGAAGACTTTTTGCGCCTAACAATTACTCCAGATGATGCCGATGTTGAAAATATACTTGACAGGCATTTTATCCGGAAACCTAACCACCCCAGCGCGAACTACCTTAAAATCACCCTTCGCGATGCGTGGAAACGCCTGCTTCATCCAAGCTTAGAAAACGAAGTCCGCAGCGAGCTAAAACAAAAAGCCGACAAAGATGCCATCAATGTTTTTGCCGCCAACTTGCGCGAACTATTGCTAACCCCTCCTTTGGGCGAGCACGCCGTTATGGGCATTGACCCTGGATATAGAACCGGCTGCAAACTCGTATGCCTAAATAAACAAGGTGATTTGCTATATAATACCACCATTTTTCCGCACGACAAAAGTAGTATGCGCCGCTACGAGGCAACAGATGCCATAGAAAACCTTTGTAGAACTTATCAAATTACGGCCATAGCCATTGGAAACGGCACGGCTGGGCGCGAAACTTTTCAGTTTGTAAAACAATTACAATTGCCTCAAATAGAAGTGGTAATGGTAAACGAAGCAGGTGCCTCTATTTATTCGGCCTCCGAAATTGCCCGCGAGGAGTTTCCTGATTATGATCTTACGGTGCGAGGTGCAATTTCTATTGGTAGGCGGCTAATTGACCCCTTAGCCGAATTGGTTAAAATTGACCCCAAAAGTATTGGCGTTGGGCAGTATCAGCACGATGTAAACCAAGCTGAACTTAAAAAAAGTTTAGATGATACTGTAATTAGTTGCGTAAATTTAGTTGGTGTTGAGGTCAATACTGCCAGTGCTGCTTTGTTGACTTATGTATCGGGAGTTGGGCCTAAATTAGCGCAAAATATTGTAGCTTACCGTACAGAAACCGGGAATTTTAAACGCCGGCAAGATTTGCAAAAAGTAAAAGGCTTAGGGCCAAAAGCATACGAGCAATGTGCCGGATTTTTGCGCATCCGGAATGGCGAAAACCCCTTAGATGCCAGCGCTGTGCATCCCGAATCGTACCCAATAGTTTTACAAATGGCTAAAGATGCTAACTGCTCGGTCGAGGCACTTATACAACAACCAACACTTAGGCAAAATATACAGTTAAAAAATTATATAACGGCAACTGTTGGTATGCCTACTTTAGCCGATATTATGGACGAGCTGGCCAAGCCCGGTCGCGACCCACGCCAACAATTTGAAAACGTACAATTTGACGATAATATTTCAAGCATTGACGACCTCCACGAAGGTATGGTTTTAAATGGTATTGTTACAAACGTTACTAATTTTGGTGCTTTTATTGATATTGGCGTTAAAGATAATGGTCTGATACATATCAGCGAAATGGCTGACCGATTTGTAAGCGACCCCCATAAAGTTTTAAAAGTGCATCAAAAAGTAAAAGTGCGTGTTATTAGCATTGATACCAACCGTAAACGCATTAACTTAAGTATGCGTGGAATTTAA
- a CDS encoding TIGR00730 family Rossman fold protein, with translation MKAKKLCVFCGSRVGNDPIYAQSALDLAQLMVQNNFSLVYGGGSVGIMGVMANYLMENNGEVIGVIPHFLMDQEVGKIDITQLILTNTMHERKAQMAEIADAFAILPGSIGTMDEFFEILTWRQLGLHQKPIVLLNVNGYYNSLQNLIQQFCQFDFIDKSVLQYIHFTNTPNELIEYLLLLRQTH, from the coding sequence ATGAAGGCAAAAAAACTATGTGTCTTTTGTGGTTCGCGCGTTGGGAACGACCCTATTTATGCGCAATCGGCATTAGACCTCGCACAATTAATGGTGCAAAACAATTTTAGTTTGGTCTATGGCGGCGGCAGCGTAGGCATAATGGGTGTAATGGCCAATTATTTGATGGAAAACAACGGCGAGGTCATAGGTGTTATTCCTCATTTTTTAATGGACCAAGAGGTTGGAAAGATAGATATTACCCAACTTATATTAACCAATACTATGCACGAGCGTAAAGCGCAAATGGCTGAAATTGCCGATGCCTTTGCTATCTTGCCCGGAAGTATTGGCACTATGGATGAATTTTTTGAAATTTTAACCTGGCGGCAACTTGGTTTACACCAAAAACCCATTGTTTTGCTTAATGTCAATGGTTATTACAACAGCTTACAAAACCTAATTCAACAATTTTGTCAATTCGATTTTATAGACAAATCCGTACTGCAATACATCCATTTTACCAATACTCCAAACGAATTAATTGAATACTTGCTCTTGCTCCGCCAAACACATTAA
- a CDS encoding M23 family metallopeptidase encodes MYQTQIKIVALFLGSIFFLQDSIYAQNNQKVHYREQQTAHGGEVHLPINGVCLSEKAREIIKNQIRNNIKKLGLPFSATAKTNTSSASILLNWPLAQINGFNYNSYYGIGNFVDHDSSSPGILDYTCNSRTYDGHKGTDFFTWPFSWHMMADEQVAVVAAAPGTIIGKSDGYFDEECECINWPWNAVYVQHSDGSVAWYGHLKKFSLTAKAVGETVETGEYLGIVGSSGCSTGPHLHFEFYANPAQTILIDPFSGPCNTLNPDSWWENQRPYHKPTINTLLTHDIPPVVNFGCPANNDQKNTDNCFLPSELAYFAIYLADQIAGTQASFKIKKPNNTVWKDWNFYFSDTYNASWWYWSYFLPAAAEGGTWIFEATYAGETVTHQFFVDNNLSISGVANPCNGTSYLYTATLAPTGSYYNWTVTNGTIINGQGEQTVEIVWNNTDSTGQVLVSITVP; translated from the coding sequence ATGTACCAAACACAAATAAAAATTGTCGCTCTATTTTTAGGCTCTATCTTTTTTTTGCAAGACAGCATCTACGCTCAAAATAATCAAAAAGTCCATTATCGGGAGCAACAGACTGCACACGGAGGCGAGGTGCATTTACCAATAAATGGAGTGTGTTTATCAGAGAAGGCTCGTGAAATAATAAAAAATCAAATCCGGAATAATATTAAAAAATTAGGGCTGCCTTTTTCGGCTACTGCAAAAACAAATACTAGTTCGGCATCTATTCTATTAAATTGGCCACTTGCTCAGATAAATGGTTTTAATTATAATAGTTATTATGGGATTGGCAATTTTGTTGATCATGATAGTTCGAGTCCTGGTATTTTAGATTATACTTGTAATAGTCGTACTTACGATGGCCATAAAGGAACAGATTTTTTTACTTGGCCTTTTAGCTGGCACATGATGGCCGATGAGCAAGTTGCCGTTGTTGCTGCTGCCCCCGGTACTATTATTGGCAAAAGCGACGGCTATTTTGATGAAGAATGCGAATGTATTAACTGGCCTTGGAATGCCGTGTACGTACAACATAGTGATGGCTCGGTGGCATGGTATGGACATTTAAAAAAGTTTAGCCTAACTGCTAAAGCCGTAGGTGAAACGGTAGAAACAGGTGAATACTTAGGGATTGTAGGCAGTTCGGGCTGCTCGACTGGGCCACATTTGCATTTCGAATTTTATGCCAACCCAGCCCAAACTATTTTAATTGACCCCTTTAGTGGCCCTTGCAATACCCTAAACCCCGATAGTTGGTGGGAAAATCAACGCCCCTACCACAAGCCCACTATTAATACATTGCTTACTCATGATATTCCTCCTGTTGTTAATTTTGGTTGCCCCGCCAATAACGACCAAAAAAATACTGATAACTGTTTTTTACCTAGCGAACTTGCCTATTTTGCTATTTATCTTGCTGACCAAATTGCAGGTACACAGGCGAGTTTTAAAATAAAAAAACCCAATAATACTGTTTGGAAAGACTGGAATTTTTATTTTTCGGATACTTATAATGCCTCGTGGTGGTATTGGTCGTATTTTTTGCCAGCTGCTGCCGAAGGTGGCACGTGGATTTTTGAGGCTACTTATGCCGGAGAAACGGTAACCCATCAATTTTTTGTAGATAACAATCTTTCTATTTCCGGAGTAGCAAACCCTTGTAACGGAACATCATATTTATATACAGCAACCTTAGCGCCAACCGGCTCGTACTACAACTGGACAGTTACTAATGGCACTATAATTAATGGGCAAGGCGAGCAAACTGTCGAAATTGTTTGGAATAATACCGATAGCACCGGGCAAGTGCTGGTAAGTATTACTGTGCCCTGA
- a CDS encoding OmpA family protein — translation MTMLSKNYLLFALLLLFAGVMPLMAQDDAQPDAAKSEESSDTSATGEGKKCEYPYPEVRTEEYRDFVPQKRHDQQDKFMDRKYNYPARPRNMWEVGLSVGPLLVSGDIKTGLGKMSASGNFSPKLGFGLHVRKAFGYIFSLRASYMMGTTWGRNWQPTRGWAESSINTDPYFIPNRSLVGSEDNTGSVYTRFEDDGTKVPDYTMALPNGQKYGKTIFYNYKTKIRELGLSGIVNIHNIRFHKRQTCISLYGLVGIGGTAYRTFQDMLGEDGNEYNFDPLVAQYTDLVNEARANEDFDFSVRKEMMSAIDETLDGKFESQAERHWDDFTPFKKYSFKPTAHVGTGIAFRLGRRVNLGLETRVSYTNDDLLDGQRWEEWGALTRDYDTYVYTGVNANFNIGSKNSVEPLWWMNPLDYSYQELNEAPCCEDLPPPPDLSDDDNDGVPNLFDVEPDSREGCPVDTKGRMLDSDRDGVLDCDDKEPHTRYNMIDKVDKYGVAPGMTCKDLEGNICDCVKACTPPPAPKTCCDRVMPNVLFDSNRYGVKPEFEAQLAMIAGMINSSECSNDRWAVVGNTDVREGSNNYGNKLSYNRAQEVINILTTKYGVPRHKLTLKYQAATMPVIGGLSATSARKGLDAEHALNRRVEIRCVYGGESDMAMPAGPKNAGRR, via the coding sequence ATGACTATGTTAAGTAAAAATTACCTGCTTTTTGCCCTACTCCTATTATTTGCAGGAGTAATGCCGCTCATGGCGCAAGATGATGCACAGCCTGATGCAGCTAAAAGCGAGGAATCAAGTGATACCAGCGCTACAGGCGAAGGTAAAAAATGCGAGTATCCCTACCCGGAAGTTCGCACTGAAGAATATCGCGATTTTGTTCCTCAAAAACGCCACGACCAACAAGACAAATTTATGGACAGGAAATACAACTACCCTGCCCGCCCTCGCAATATGTGGGAAGTTGGTCTGTCGGTTGGCCCACTATTAGTTAGTGGCGATATTAAGACCGGATTGGGGAAAATGAGCGCCTCGGGTAATTTTAGCCCTAAACTTGGCTTTGGACTGCATGTGCGCAAAGCTTTTGGTTATATTTTCTCGTTGCGTGCCAGCTACATGATGGGTACTACTTGGGGCCGTAACTGGCAACCCACCCGCGGATGGGCAGAAAGTTCTATTAACACCGATCCCTATTTTATTCCTAACCGCTCTTTAGTTGGTAGCGAAGATAATACTGGCTCGGTATATACCCGCTTTGAAGACGATGGCACAAAAGTTCCAGACTATACCATGGCATTGCCAAACGGTCAAAAATATGGCAAAACGATATTTTATAACTATAAAACCAAAATCCGCGAGTTAGGCTTGTCGGGTATTGTAAACATCCATAATATTCGCTTCCATAAACGTCAAACTTGCATCTCGTTATATGGTTTAGTTGGTATTGGTGGTACTGCTTACCGCACTTTCCAAGATATGTTGGGCGAAGATGGCAATGAATATAATTTTGACCCCTTGGTAGCCCAATACACCGATTTGGTTAACGAAGCTCGTGCAAATGAAGACTTTGACTTTTCGGTACGCAAAGAAATGATGTCGGCAATTGACGAAACTTTAGATGGCAAATTCGAATCGCAAGCCGAACGCCATTGGGATGATTTTACCCCATTTAAAAAATATTCATTTAAACCCACAGCCCATGTTGGTACTGGTATAGCCTTCCGTTTGGGCCGCCGCGTAAACCTTGGTCTTGAAACACGTGTTAGCTATACTAATGATGACCTTCTTGACGGTCAACGTTGGGAAGAATGGGGCGCTTTAACCCGCGATTATGATACCTATGTTTATACAGGTGTTAATGCCAACTTTAATATTGGCAGCAAAAACTCAGTTGAACCTTTGTGGTGGATGAACCCCTTGGATTATAGTTACCAAGAGTTGAACGAAGCCCCTTGCTGCGAAGATTTACCACCTCCTCCGGATTTGTCGGATGATGATAATGACGGTGTTCCAAACTTATTTGATGTAGAACCCGACTCACGCGAGGGCTGCCCAGTTGATACCAAAGGCCGGATGCTTGACAGCGACCGTGATGGCGTATTAGACTGCGACGACAAAGAACCACATACCCGCTACAATATGATTGACAAAGTTGATAAATATGGCGTAGCCCCTGGTATGACTTGTAAAGATTTAGAAGGCAATATTTGCGATTGTGTTAAAGCTTGTACTCCGCCACCAGCTCCTAAAACTTGCTGCGACCGCGTAATGCCAAACGTCCTATTCGACTCGAACCGATATGGCGTTAAACCTGAATTCGAAGCGCAATTAGCTATGATAGCCGGTATGATTAACTCTTCAGAGTGTAGTAACGACCGCTGGGCTGTTGTAGGTAATACTGATGTTCGCGAAGGCAGCAACAATTATGGCAATAAATTATCGTATAACCGCGCACAAGAAGTGATAAATATTTTAACAACTAAATACGGTGTACCACGCCACAAATTAACGTTAAAATATCAAGCTGCTACTATGCCAGTTATCGGTGGTTTGTCGGCTACAAGTGCCCGCAAAGGTTTAGATGCCGAACACGCCCTTAACCGCCGCGTTGAAATACGTTGTGTTTATGGTGGCGAAAGTGATATGGCAATGCCCGCAGGTCCTAAAAATGCAGGCCGCCGCTAA
- a CDS encoding MerC domain-containing protein, with amino-acid sequence MFKYHRLQWLSSWLSLACAVHCLAMPVLILIASTWGIANFSHSYFDYIIIPLVTLLGLYSLQKDVKLHKNKWPLILFILGLSGITIGLAMHQHLITGIAGALLAIAQFYNFKLHKQICKH; translated from the coding sequence ATGTTTAAATATCACCGACTACAGTGGCTTAGTTCCTGGCTTTCGCTTGCCTGCGCTGTACATTGTTTGGCTATGCCCGTTTTAATTCTAATAGCTTCGACTTGGGGCATTGCCAATTTTTCTCACTCTTATTTTGACTATATTATTATACCATTAGTCACGCTTTTAGGGCTCTACAGTTTACAAAAAGATGTAAAATTACATAAAAACAAATGGCCATTGATATTATTCATTCTTGGACTTTCCGGAATAACGATTGGTTTAGCGATGCACCAACATCTTATTACCGGAATAGCTGGGGCATTATTGGCTATAGCTCAATTTTATAATTTTAAATTACACAAACAGATTTGTAAACATTAA
- a CDS encoding T9SS type A sorting domain-containing protein, whose translation MKVQLHVLLFFSAITFALYNSPVVMAQFPCGTQQLTDCNCEGTGMLIADSAPCSFGTVENQLYLLVDENAADVNGDPDDGLVDQVSTSGGFENVTTGDYVMYSLVYALADAATVEAYAAIDADLSGLKALGTETTPGTWESASPMFVLTATPLATVNGDECACPTHQISGVVWLDTNGNGKFDAGEPRPADVTVVLYDSDPALDGKTSAIVGTTTTSANGFYAFDGLADGQYWVGVDPETLPDNNQYFVSPANGANDFEDNDLVIYDESALLGAAGPLTVTDGVFDLANQNTDLAYVNKPSVLAVNLLDFYGMVKTTGNDIYWSTATELNNETFILERSTDGINYTPIASIAGSGNSNIEKQYQYFDENAPIGISYYRLRSVDTEGNINAMAKVIVLTRQNGNFGLVELFPVPANDIINIAFNNPSQTEVQITIFDVVGKPMATHRASDLGYVKHTFNIAHLPFGMYVVVITNGNETTISKFTKQ comes from the coding sequence ATGAAAGTACAATTACACGTACTGTTATTTTTTAGTGCTATTACTTTTGCACTATATAACAGCCCAGTTGTTATGGCACAATTTCCATGTGGCACACAACAACTCACAGATTGTAACTGCGAGGGAACAGGTATGTTGATAGCCGACTCGGCACCTTGCTCGTTTGGTACAGTCGAAAACCAATTATATTTATTGGTTGATGAAAATGCTGCCGATGTAAACGGAGATCCGGATGATGGCTTGGTTGACCAGGTATCAACATCGGGCGGCTTTGAAAACGTAACCACCGGCGATTACGTTATGTACTCCTTAGTGTACGCTTTAGCCGATGCAGCTACCGTTGAAGCCTATGCTGCCATTGATGCCGATTTAAGTGGGCTAAAGGCACTTGGCACTGAAACAACACCAGGTACCTGGGAGTCGGCAAGCCCAATGTTTGTACTAACTGCCACCCCATTGGCCACTGTAAACGGCGATGAATGTGCTTGCCCCACGCACCAAATTTCGGGTGTTGTATGGCTCGATACTAACGGCAATGGCAAATTTGATGCCGGCGAACCCCGCCCTGCCGATGTAACCGTTGTTCTTTATGATTCTGACCCCGCCTTAGACGGCAAAACTTCAGCTATTGTTGGTACCACCACAACTAGCGCTAATGGATTTTATGCTTTTGATGGTTTGGCTGATGGTCAATACTGGGTAGGCGTTGACCCCGAAACCTTGCCCGACAATAACCAGTACTTTGTATCGCCAGCTAATGGTGCCAACGATTTTGAAGACAACGACTTGGTTATTTACGACGAATCGGCTTTACTTGGCGCAGCAGGCCCACTTACTGTTACAGATGGTGTATTTGATCTTGCAAACCAAAATACCGACTTGGCATACGTAAACAAACCATCGGTTTTAGCAGTTAATTTACTCGACTTTTATGGCATGGTTAAAACCACTGGCAACGATATTTATTGGAGTACTGCTACCGAGTTAAACAACGAAACCTTTATTTTAGAACGTTCGACAGATGGCATAAACTATACACCAATTGCAAGTATTGCCGGCTCGGGTAACTCTAATATTGAAAAACAATATCAGTATTTCGATGAAAATGCGCCAATTGGCATATCGTATTACCGCTTGCGCAGTGTTGATACCGAAGGCAATATTAACGCAATGGCTAAAGTAATCGTTTTAACCCGTCAGAATGGCAATTTTGGCCTTGTTGAGCTATTCCCGGTTCCAGCTAACGATATCATTAATATCGCATTTAACAACCCAAGCCAAACAGAAGTACAAATTACTATTTTTGATGTAGTTGGCAAACCAATGGCTACACATAGAGCAAGCGATTTGGGTTACGTTAAGCACACATTTAATATTGCCCATTTGCCCTTTGGTATGTATGTAGTGGTTATTACCAATGGCAACGAAACCACAATTAGCAAGTTTACTAAACAATAA